One Panicum virgatum strain AP13 chromosome 3N, P.virgatum_v5, whole genome shotgun sequence DNA segment encodes these proteins:
- the LOC120665222 gene encoding protein CANDIDATE G-PROTEIN COUPLED RECEPTOR 7-like — translation MAARRLLLPLLAVSGALAFPAAAEIKTESFREDPRASIMFEKFGFSKSGAVRIVVTGAAVSSPVARADPKQLGFFLLSDESLLHAIDEAQEGPSREKRAAATNGGGEDPDGGSAGAGAGCVLSSPYVKKLFTFHDMKGGHYNKSFPVTRPDEYTLFFANCAPEALVSMRVRTEMYNVNADGSKDYLPVGQAPVPGIYSFFAFCYAAFLAAWAYLTLSRDRVNAHQIHHLMSGLLVARLLYCLSAAEDQHYIRVTGTPHGWDVAFYLFQLIKGVVLFAVIALVGTGWSFLKPVLQDREKKVLMAVIPLQVTANIAAAVIGETGPFLQGWVTWNQILLFVDVACCCAVLFPVVWSIRSLRETSKTDGKAARNLSKLTLFRQFYVVVIGYLYFTRIVVYALKTVASYKYRWVSILAEEVATLAFYLFMFYTFKPAEKSHYFSLDDDEEEAAEMVLREEEFEL, via the coding sequence atggccgcgcgccgcctcctcctccccctcctcgccgTCTCGGGAGCCCTCGCCTTCCCCGCGGCGGCCGAGATCAAGACGGAGTCCTTCCGGGAGGACCCGCGCGCCTCCATCATGTTCGAGAAATTCGGCTTCTCCAAGTCGGGCGCCGTCCGGATCGTCGTCACGggcgccgccgtctcctcccCCGTCGCGCGTGCGGATCCCAAGCAGCTCggattcttcctcctctccgacGAGTCCCTCCTCCACGCCATCGACGAGGCGCAGGAGGGGCCCTCGCGGGAGAAGCGCGCCGCGGCGaccaacggcggcggcgaggaccccGACGGCgggtccgccggcgccggcgcggggtgCGTGCTCTCCAGCCCCTACGTCAAGAAGCTCTTCACCTTCCACGACATGAAGGGCGGCCACTACAACAAGTCCTTCCCGGTCACCCGCCCCGACGAGTACACCCTCTTCTTCGCCAACTGCGCGCCGGAGGCGCTCGTCTCCATGCGCGTCCGCACCGAGATGTACAACGTCAACGCCGACGGCTCCAAGGACTACCTCCCCGTCGGCCAGGCGCCCGTGCCGGGCATCTACAGCTTCTTCGCCTTCTGCTACGCCGCGTTCCTCGCCGCCTGGGCGTACCTCACTCTCTCCCGCGACCGCGTCAACGcgcaccagatccaccaccTCATGTCCGGCCTCCTCGTCGCGCGCCTCCTCTACTgcctctccgccgccgaggACCAGCACTACATCCGCGTCACCGGGACGCCGCACGGCTGGGACGTCGCCTTCTACCTCTTCCAGCTCATCAAGGGCGTCGTGCTGTTCGCGGTGATCGCGCTGGTCGGCACCGGCTGGTCCTTCTTGAAGCCCGTCCTGCAGGACCGGGAGAAGAAGGTGCTCATGGCCGTGATCCCGCTCCAGGTCACCGCCAACATCGCCGCCGCTGTGATTGGGGAGACCGGGCCCTTCTTGCAGGGCTGGGTGACATGGAACCAGATCTTGTTGTTCGTGGACGTCGCCTGCTGCTGCGCGGTGCTCTTCCCGGTTGTGTGGTCGATCCGGTCGCTCAGGGAGACATCCAAGACCGACGGCAAGGCGGCGCGCAACCTGTCCAAGCTCACTCTGTTCCGGCAGTTCTACGTCGTGGTGATTGGGTACCTGTACTTCACTAGGATCGTCGTGTATGCGCTCAAGACCGTTGCCAGCTACAAGTACCGGTGGGTGAGCATCTTGGCAGAGGAGGTGGCCACCCTGGCGTTCTACCTGTTCATGTTCTACACATTCAAGCCGGCCGAGAAGAGCCACTACTTCTCTctcgatgatgatgaagaggaggccgcagAGATGGTCCTCCGGGAAGAGGAATTCGAGCTGTGA